TTCGTTGGAGCAGGAGGAGGGTTTTTGATCGTACCCGCTCTTGTTCTTATGCTTGGTCTTGACATGAAAAGAGCCGTGGGAACATCGCTGGCAATAATTGCCTTTAATTCTACTTTGGGTTTTACAGCTGATCTACAAAGTTATCCACAAGTCGACTGGAATTTACTGGGCGCAGTCAGCGCTTTGTCGATCTTCGGAGTAGTCATCGGAACCTATTTATCGCGGTTCATACCTGCCGTGACACTCAAAAAGGCATTTGGATATTTTGTGTTAGCGATGTCTCTTGTAATTATTATTAGCCCCTAGTCTTAAACACCCGGCGATTGGTTCCATGGCAAAAAGACTTTATTTTCGGGCTATTGGCAAGCCTTCCTCATTCCACTTCAACATGCCGCCTGACATATTGGCCACTTTTTCAAATCCCCCCTGTTGACTTTCGAGGGTGGCCTGTCCAGACCGCCCACCACTTCGGCATATGAAAACAATCTCACTCTCTTTATCCGCAGTTTGTAGAAACCGGCTTAACTCCGGACCTAACGTAACAAGCGTTGCTCCCGCAATATGGCCGAGCTCCCCATTGAACTCCTCAGGTCTTCTAACGTCGATGAGCATAAGTTTGTCTTTATTTTGATTAACTGCAGATGGCAAAACTTCTGGGATCCCATTGTTTATGACCGGATGAAGAGTTCTTTCGCTATTTTTTTGCACTTTGCCTCCTGAAAAGCCGATGCCAAGGCTATTTGTTTCTATTTTACGACGCTTTATGCTCCACCATACTTTACCAAAGAGCGAGCCGTCGAGCATATGATACTTCCCTTGCATAGGTGCGCCAACCTTCGTATAGATACTAAGTGACAACCAACAAAGAAAAAATTTTAATTTATAACGATCGTAAAAAGTGCATCGAAGAGGAAGTCGTATTTGGTGACGCCTTTGTACGTTTTCTCTACCAGAATCCTATCGGAGCACTGGTAACTCCGTTGATCGCGGGTAATCATTTAATAAGCAAGGCATACGGACTTTTGAAGGCCTCGGCATCTTCGACTCGCCAGATAGATCCTTTTTGTAAAAAGTTTGGCCTTAATATGGACGAATTTGAAAAGGTAACTTACGAAAACTTTAATGATTTTTTCATAAGAAGATTTAAAGATGGCGCCCGTCCCTTTAATCAAGATGCCAAAATCTTGCCTGCACCTTGTGAGGCTCGTTACACCTTTTATTCAAAATCCCATAAGAAACTACGCCTTTTCGTAAAAGGAGCTTCTCTTTGCCCCCGCGAAGTACTCGGAGACGAAGTGTCTCAAGCGTTCGAAGGCGGCCCAGTAGCGGTCGCGCGACTCGCACCAGTCGATTATCACCGTTTCCACTTTCCAGATGATGGCACCGTTGAGAAGCAGTATCCTATTCATGGCAAGCTAAACTCCGTGAATCCGCTTGCATCTTTTAGAATGCGAAACATTTTTTGTGAGAACGAAAGAAGAGTTAGCATTCTTGATACGCGGAATTTTGGAAAAATAGCTTACGTAGAAGTTGGCGCACTCTGCGTTGGGCGAATCGTGCAAACCCACACTTCGAAGAACTTCACGCGCGGCGACGAAAAAGGCTACTTTCTCTTCGGAGGCTCAACTGTGATTTTATTTGGAACCCCCGGTTCGTGGTCATGGAGAAAAGAGTTTTTGAGCCAGAACGCCGAAGGCCGAGAAGTATTGATTCAGCTGGGTCGGCCTCTCTCTGAGTAAATTTTTAGGATTGGTAAATCGAACTAACCAGCATATTCTTTGTACAGATGAATCACGATAATGGCATCAACGGCAGTCCCACAGTTGAAGAGGAACTTATTAATGTTCCCATTGAAAGGCGAATTGTCAGCACTTACTTGTCCCGGCGTCCGAAAGAGCTTGGCTATTTTGCGTCTTTAGGCAGCACCCTGTTTGTGGCAGCGTTCTCGTTTGCCAACTGGAGCAACGCTTTTCACCTGAGCAACGGACTTTACGCAAATCGCTCACTTGTTTTCACCCAATCAGAGTATTGGCGTCTTTTTACGGCAACGTTTTGCCACGCAGACGCAGAGCATTTGGTCTCAAATTCATTCTTGCTCTTTATCTTAGGGATTTTGGTTGTCGGACACTTTGGGTTTGGAATTTATTTTTTCTTGGCAACTTTTGTGGCCGCCGCTACCAATGCGCTAGCCATTCTCACTTACTCTGCTGATGTCAGACTCATTGGTGCATCAGGATTGGTTTATGTTTTGGGAGGCTTTTGGTTGACTCTATTCTGGTTAATTCAGCGACAATACAAACCTATCAATAAAAGTCTTCGCGTCATCGCGGTGGGTTTGCTTTTATTTTTTCCGACGTCTTTTTTACCGACTACAAGCTATCGCACCCACGCACTCGGATTCTTTCTCGGAATTTTATCTGCCTTGCTGTTTTATTTTTTTAAAAATGAAGAGTTTAAACGATCTGAGAAGTATGAGTATTTTTGACACTGCGACAAGGAGAGAATGATTGTACATAAGACGAGCAGAGCAGAACGATCTAGATGAAATCTTAGCGATTAACGACCGCTTTGTGCCAAAAGTGAGTAAGGTTGATAAGTTGTGGCTCCAAAAGTATTTAGCTGAAGCCACAGTATTTGATATTGTCGAATCTGAAGGTAAACCAGTTGCTTACATAATTGCGATGACACCCGATGCTGACTACCAAAGCGAAAATTTTTTGTGGTTTAAAAAAAGATACGCTGACTTTTTATATATCGACCGAGTAGCAGTAAAGCTTGGTTTTCACTCTATAGGTATTGGAAAAAGCCTCTACAATTACCTTTTTAACACCTATAAAGACGTCTCCCAAAAAATCACTTGTGAAGTAAATATTGATCCGCCGAATCCTCAGTCACTGGGTTTTCATTCCGCTTTAGGGTTCAAGGAAGTCGGTCAACAGGATACGAAAGGCAACACAATACGTGTGGCAATGCTTTTAAAGGAGCTTTAGTTTTTTGTCTGAATTAGTTTTTAGCTAAAAAAATATTGAATATGATGGGTAGCTTCGAATTTGGCAATGGGCTAAAGAGCTTCATTGTAAAAACTTGACACTCTATGTCCCACAAAAAGTATTCTTTATTCTTTCGTTTTCTTTAGGTGGCTCTTGGAATTTACTAAATCTTGAGTCGTCACTATAAGGATTCTTTAGAGCCTCGTAGAATTCATTCACTAAACCAAAATCTCCAGAATCAGCAAGCTCAAGAGCTTTTTGTAATATATGATTTCTCGGTATATTAATTGGATTGCTCTTGTTCAGCCGCTGCACAATTAATTCTGGACTGTCTCCTTCGGCTTCTAGCAACGATTGCCATTTTTCAAAGAATTCGCCTAACTCTGTAGGATAAAATTTATTGGTAGAGAGTTGATTCTCGAAGGGATTATCGACCACACTATTGAGGCCACGAAAGCCGAGTGTAAAATCAAGCGCATGGGTTTGAAGGGCATCAAGCCACTCTAACACAAGATTCTTTGCCTCAGAACTCGCCACCAAAAACCCCAACTTTTGGCAAAACTTGAGATCAATTTGCTCTTGGCATTTTACCAAAAAACTCTCAAGGATTTCTTGATACTCCTTTACAATTTTGGGATCGCTATCTATCACAAGTAAACATTCAGCGAGGCGAGCCAGGTTCCACTGTGCAATTTTTGGCTGGTTATTAAAGGCGTATCGACCATTTCTATCTATGAAGCTGTAAACTTGATCCTTCTGAAAGTTGTCCATAAAGGCACAAGGGCCATAGTCAAGTGTCTCGCCAATCACGGACGTGTTGTCGGTGTTCATCACTCCATGTATAAAACCGACGGACATCCAATCCGCCAAGAGCTCGACCTGCCGATTCACAGCACATTTAAAAAACTGAACTCTGTCTTGAGGTTCTATTTCTTCGTCGTAAAAACCTCTTTTGATTGAAAATTCTACAAGCTGTTTTAGGCCCTCTATGTTATTTTGAGAGGCCAGGTATTCAAACGTACCGACTCTAATATGGCCGCGTGATACCCTCGAAAGTATGGCCATAGGAAACGATTGCTCTCTTTGTACGGAATCTGATGATTTTACAACTGCCAGGGAGCGTGTCGTTGTTATACCGACAGCACTCATGAACTCACTTACGAGGAATTCTCTAAGAGCTGGGCCCAAGGCGGAGCGACCATCGCCTCTTCGTGAAAACACTGTAGGACCAGAACCCTTGAGCTGAAGTTCAAAAACTTCCCGAGTGTTTTTCTTAAAAGTGCCAAGAATCAACGCACGACCATCACCTAAAACGGGTACGAAATGACCAAACTGATGGCCAGCATAAGCTAAGGCGAAAGGGTTTGAGTTTTTTGCCAACTCATTACCAGAAAGAACGCGGGACAGTTCATCTTTGGATAAGAACGTCGGAACACCTAATTGCTCCGCCAAGCCCGTGTTATAAATAACGAGATCAGGGGAGGCTACCGACGAAGGCGAGGTTTTTTGTACCAGGTCCGCCGGCCAATCTGTATCGTATTCGGAAAAACCAAAATTGATCACTGCATTAGGGTGCTACACTATTGAAGTCGCGATGTCTAATCCATCGTTTGACCTGTTTCATGAGTTCTTTGTTTACGCTGTTTACGACTTGCATCGGCTCTAGACCAGATGCCCGGGCCTCGAAACGGCTCGAAAGTGATACAACACTTAGTATTCCCGTCACTGCAGAGCCGGCTAACTCCTTGGGTCCTCTCACGAGTCGCAGACAAAGGCTGCTATCCGATGGTACACTGTTTTTTGTTACAGCAACGAGTTTTTCGATCGAGCGTCTAACCTCTTTTGGAACCCGCACTCCGACGAATTTTATTTTGCAATCTGGAAGGTACATAAACACTCCTTTTGATGAAATTTAGATATTTAACTTACCAATAAATTCTAAACCACCAACCTCCGTGGGGCCGCGCAATTATGCATAAGGCGAGGCTACTTATCACCTTCGCCAGGGCAATAGCATTTTTGTAAAAGTCGAAACCATGAGTGTGCACCCCTCTTAAAGTGGCCAAATAACCATAGGCACGGATAATTTTTATAGCCTGCATCTTGCAATGCACCGTAACGCTACCTGGTTTCCTAAGCCTATTATTTGATCAAAACTTGGAATTTCTTAGGCAAAAGTAGAACTAGAGCAGCGACCTCTACTAAATAGTACGTCGGCCTTGTAAGCAACTTGATCACTATTCTTGGCAATTGACAAACAGGGCTTAGCTTAGCGAGCCTTATTAGGCTCTTGCGATTGTTTCTTAAATCCACATCTAGGGAGCCGCAGTGTCCATCACCAAGGAGGCAGTCATGATGGCAAAAAGAACCCACTTTGCATTTTTGTTTTTGTTTTTGGGCTTGATAAGTTTTCAGCCCCTTCATTCATCTTCTTCTTACTTAGCCCCATCACATATCGATCCAAATGCCGAAGCCAACTCCCGCTCGAACGAAGATCTTCTGAGCAGATTCAATATAAAGGAGCTTTTTGAGCAAAAATTTGCACCGCTAAGGCCTGTCGAAGAAACAGCAAAGTTCAAGTATCTCCTTATGAGCGGCTATCACTACAACAATGATTTCACAATGAAACGGCTCATTGTGGAAAACTTACCAAAAGATATCATCTTAGTCCTTCTTATGACACCGGAGGACGAAGAGGCCGTAGTGAAAAAATTTGGTGAGTGGATACCTGCAAAAAGAATTATCACCGTCAAACACGCCGACGCTAAAAAAGGCTTTTGGGCCCGGGATGCTTACCCGTTTCCCGTCTACCTAAAAAACGGAAGGGACATTGGTTTAGTATCGGCTCGCTACTTCAGACAATTTGAAGCTTATGGTTCTCTTGCTGACGCCGTTCAAGCTCCGGTCGTACGCAGCAGATTGTACCTTGTTGGCGGCAACGTACTCGCCGATGAAAAGGGCAGATGCTTTTCGGTTGGGAGCGCTCGTCTTTACAACTTAAATGGGGCGCAGCTAAAAGAACTCTACGGATGCAAAACCACTACAATTCTTCCGTGGATTACAGGTATAGGCGATGTAGACGAAGTCTTAAAGCCTTTGCCTAATAACGTCATGTTGACTACTGAGAAGCAGTACGTCCACACCTTAGAATCGCTAGGCTATAACGTCACTATGCTTCCTAAATCGACGGGATACAGAACCTACGCCAATTCGTTAATTATAGGAAAGACAGTTTTTATGCCTAGCTACTCAAGCGAACAGGACGCCGCAGCTGTCGCCGTCTACGAAGGCCTTGGATACAAGGTTGTACCTGTTGAATCGACCGGAATCTCTGATAACTGGACCGGGTCAATTCACTGCTTTACGATGGCGTACCCAGATATATCGCTAGATAAGTTAGTAAAAGCAATAACCCAGAACTGAAAGAAACAAACGAATAGCTATTTGCTTAGTGATCCAGCTCCTGGCCACTTTGACATTTGGGTACCAAGCTCTACAAGAATGGATACCCAGTTTTAGGTTATTGGGGTAAACAACTTGGATGGCATAGGAGGCCCGATCTGCCGAACTCTAAGCAGCCGTCAATCGAAACGATTGTTCAAACACCACGTCTAGAAGTTCAACGTCTAGGCTTTGCGCCCAGTTCGCGGTACGAAGTTTTAGGTCCTGCTTTTGCTTACTTAGATTTATTTGTAACTGAAGGAAGGCTTAGGGCCTCCATTGATTTTGGTTTTAAAACAGAGGTTTGTGAGCTCGAGTTAGGTAGTCAAATGAGATTGTACCCTAACTCTCACTTGTGTATTGAACCAATAAGCAACACCGCTCAAATGTTCGTAGCGCGTGTTGCTGAATTTGAAACTCGCACCGAATTAAACCCTTCGAGATTTTATCAAGATTTAAATACTGACTGGAGTCTTATTAGTAGCCCTGCCACCATGAACTTGAGTGCGCTATCTGACCTAGCTTCAAGCGTGATTGCGAACTCCATTGACTCACTGTCACCAAAATTTATGAATCAGCTATATTCGGGTGTGATTCCGCACGCAATCATTGCCGACAACATTCGATCGCAAACAAAAACGACTCTTGCAATCCAAGAAGCAAGTCCGGTATTTAGCCAAATTGAAGTTGCCCTTACTGAGGCCATCTGCCAACTCATTGGTTGGAGCTGCGGCACAAGCGATGGAATATCTGTTCCTGGAGGAACCTTCGGCAATTTTATGGCACTTCATTGCGCGCGTATTCGCAAATGGCCAGAAGGAAAAAGCAAAGGCTTCTTTGGTAAGCCTGCTAGAATATATGTTTCGTCTGAGGCGCACTATTCGTTTAAAAAGGGAGCTCTTGCACTGGGTTTTGGCATCGACAACATAGTTGAAATTGCTACCGACGAGCACGGAAAAATGATTGTCTCTCAGCTTGCAGCAACTATTGCGAACGACAAAAGAAGCGGATTTGTTCCGCTGCTGGTCGGTGCGACTGCTGGGACCACTGTTCAGGGCGCTTTCGACCCCTTAGAAGAAATTGCGAGGTTGTGCCAATCAGAGGGAATATGGTTTCACGTCGATGCGGCGTGGGGATGCCCAGCGCTTTTTTCAAAGAAGTTAAAACATTTGGTAGTGGGCATAGAGGCCGCGGACTCTGTAACTTTTGACGCCCACAAATTTTTTGCAAGCTCCTTGACCGCCACTCTCTTTTTAACAAAACACAAAAGTCTTTTACTTGAAGCCAATGATGTAGCCGGCGGAGACTATCTTTTTCACAATAACACGCCAGAAAGCGACAGGGGCCGACTAACTTGGCAATGCGGACGAGGCCCCGATCTTCTTGCTTTTTGGCTTCTTTGGAAGCATCTAGGACTTCAAGGATTAAGTGAAGTCGTAGATCATTTTTTAGTTATTCAACAAGAATGCGTAAAGTGGATTCAGACTCAACAGCGTTTAAAGCTCATGCATCAACCGGAATACTTGAATTTGTGCGTCGAGGTGCTTCATCCTCAAATGAAGACAGACAACGAATGGTCAGCTAAAGTGCGTCGAGTACTAAAGGCTAAAAATCAGGCGTTCGTCAATTACTCTACCAACTCTGAAGGCGTGACTTTTCTTAGGCTTATACTTGTCCACCCCCACATCTCAGTTCAAAACATTCTAGATATTTTGAACGATGCGCTCTCGGTAACTGTTGACGACGTCAATAAGAACTCTCTAGCGGCAACGTAAGTTCACAAATTCAAGCTAGGTCGAAGAGAAGAAATTCAGAGTCTTCAAGTGGTTCAATCTGCAAATCGCTCTCTTCGACAACTCTTGCGCCGTCACCAACCTCTAGTGTCTGAGCATTTACGCTCAGACTTCCTTTAATGACTTGAAGCCAAATCGCTCTGCCAATTCTAATTTGAAAATGAAAATTTGTGCCTTTTTGGGAGCGAGCCCAATACATATCGCAGTCTTGTTTTATATCTATGGAGCCGTTGCGACCATTCTCTGAGACAACTAAAACGAGGTTTCCGGTTCGTAGCTCTTGCTCAAAAGATTTTTGACCATATGAAGGAACCCCACCCTGGGTTTTTGGGATGATCCATATTTGCAGAAAGTGAGCCACTTGGTCGGAAAAATTATTGTGTTCTGAATGAACTACTCCTGTACCGGCACTCATTTTTTGAATCTCACCCGGTTTAATCACTGCCTCGTTGCCCATGGAGTCTTTGTGTTTGAGAGCGCCTTCGACCGCTACGGAGATGATCTCCATATTCTTGTGGGGGTGCGAACCAAACCCTGTACCTCCTTCGATTTGATCTTCATTTATGACTCTCAGGCTTCGAAACCCCATAAAATCAGGATCTTTATAGTCGGCGAATGAAAACGTGTGGCGTGTTTTCAACCAACCGTGATCAAAGTAGCCTCTCTCTTTGGATTTTCTTAGCTCGATCATGTCAACTCTTCCTTTTCTGTAATTTTAGGCTTCTTGACCTCAAGGGTTTTAAACCGAAAGTTACAACCCTTTCGTGTCGCTACTCTAGGCCTCATTTTGCCTTACTCGACATTGCCAAGCCTATCCTTTTTTGCAAGTATTGAAATCCATTTCGAAATACTACGGAGGAATCATGGCCCGCCCCCCCTTTCTCAATTTTAAAGTCGACCACATGACGCTGTTGGTACAGCCTCAAATGTACAATGTCGCCTATGTCGTATTTCGTACGATTTTTGGTTGCAGCCCCGAAAACATGCTCTATGAAAAGCGCAAGGAATGGGTCGCCGGACAGGGCGAAAAATCTCTCACCTTTGCCATGCAGGTCGGAGAAGGCCCCGATGCTAATGAAAAGCTTAGCAATACGATGATTGCCGTGGTGCAACCTACGGAGCCGATGAGTCAGTCTTCTCATGTGCGAGAAATGCTTGATGGCCATAAAGCCGCCGCGCACTGGCAGCACATAGCCCTAAGAACTCCGGATCTTCTGTCTTTTCACAAGCACGCCGAAGATAGAGGCGTCAATTTTATCACTCCCATACTTCGCGATGAATCAGAAGACGTAATTCAGGTATTCACAGGAGAATGGTACTACCCCGGCGCAACGCCAAGCGGAATGTTTTTTGAGTATTTACAAAGAAATCCCAGTGACGAGCTCATAAAAAAACTCGAGTCACGCAATCGAGAGTCTTGGTTTAATGACAAAACTTTTCTAGGCCTCTACGGGGAAAAGGAAACGGAATACCAAAAAGGGCAAGTTACTCCCTTCTTAGATTTCGAACTCTTCGATGAAATCACTAAAGTCGTAAAAGAAAAGAATGTTTGGGAGATTGACGACAACCTCATTCAAAAATGTGAAAGCATTATGTTACGCTACGGATCTTCACGAGCTTCTCATTCAAAGGGCAACGGTATCAGCCCTTAGCGAAATTTAATTTCGTGGCCCCTACTCTTAGCCAGTGATGCGGAGGGGACTTGGAGCTAATGATTTGTTGTATTCGCACTTGGCAGAAATTGTAACCTGAGGTCGACGTGCTATTACGTCGACCTTCAGAATAAGCCCTCTGTCAGTTTCTCAAAGCTGCGAAGACATCTGCAATCGCACCTGTAACAGACAGTGACCAAAATCTCACCAACAACTTGTCAGAAGGA
The Bdellovibrionales bacterium CG10_big_fil_rev_8_21_14_0_10_45_34 genome window above contains:
- a CDS encoding phosphatidylserine decarboxylase → MTTNKEKILIYNDRKKCIEEEVVFGDAFVRFLYQNPIGALVTPLIAGNHLISKAYGLLKASASSTRQIDPFCKKFGLNMDEFEKVTYENFNDFFIRRFKDGARPFNQDAKILPAPCEARYTFYSKSHKKLRLFVKGASLCPREVLGDEVSQAFEGGPVAVARLAPVDYHRFHFPDDGTVEKQYPIHGKLNSVNPLASFRMRNIFCENERRVSILDTRNFGKIAYVEVGALCVGRIVQTHTSKNFTRGDEKGYFLFGGSTVILFGTPGSWSWRKEFLSQNAEGREVLIQLGRPLSE
- a CDS encoding GNAT family N-acetyltransferase, whose amino-acid sequence is MYIRRAEQNDLDEILAINDRFVPKVSKVDKLWLQKYLAEATVFDIVESEGKPVAYIIAMTPDADYQSENFLWFKKRYADFLYIDRVAVKLGFHSIGIGKSLYNYLFNTYKDVSQKITCEVNIDPPNPQSLGFHSALGFKEVGQQDTKGNTIRVAMLLKEL
- a CDS encoding quercetin 2,3-dioxygenase, encoding MIELRKSKERGYFDHGWLKTRHTFSFADYKDPDFMGFRSLRVINEDQIEGGTGFGSHPHKNMEIISVAVEGALKHKDSMGNEAVIKPGEIQKMSAGTGVVHSEHNNFSDQVAHFLQIWIIPKTQGGVPSYGQKSFEQELRTGNLVLVVSENGRNGSIDIKQDCDMYWARSQKGTNFHFQIRIGRAIWLQVIKGSLSVNAQTLEVGDGARVVEESDLQIEPLEDSEFLLFDLA